A single genomic interval of Oryctolagus cuniculus chromosome 19, mOryCun1.1, whole genome shotgun sequence harbors:
- the UBE2I gene encoding SUMO-conjugating enzyme UBC9, with translation MSGIALSRLAQERKAWRKDHPFGFVAVPTKNPDGTMNLMNWECAIPGKKGTPWEGGLFKLRMLFKDDYPSSPPKCKFEPPLFHPNVYPSGTVCLSILEEDKDWRPAITIKQILLGIQELLNEPNIQDPAQAEAYTIYCQNRVEYEKRVRAQAKKFAPS, from the exons ATGTCGGGCATCGCCCTCAGCAGACTTGCCCAGGAGAGGAAGGCCTGGAGGAAGGACCACCCGTTT GGCTTCGTGGCTGTCCCAACCAAGAACCCCGACGGCACGATGAACCTCATGAACTGGGAGTGCGCCATCCCCGGCAAGAAGGGG ACGCCGTGGGAGGGCGGCCTCTTCAAGCTGCGGATGCTTTTCAAAGACGACTACCCGTCCTCGCCCCCGAAAT GTAAATTCGAGCCACCGCTGTTCCACCCCAACGTGTACCCCTCGGGCACGGTGTGCCTCTCCATCCTGGAGGAGGACAAGGACTGGCGGCCGGCCATCACCATCAAACAG ATCTTGTTAGGAATCCAGGAACTGCTAAATGAACCAAACATCCAGGACCCGGCTCAGGCAGAGGCCTACACAATCTACTG CCAAAACAGAGTGGAATACGAGAAAAGGGTTCGAGCACAGGCCAAGAAGTTCGCGCCCTCGTAA